The following are encoded in a window of Podospora pseudoanserina strain CBS 124.78 chromosome 6, whole genome shotgun sequence genomic DNA:
- a CDS encoding hypothetical protein (EggNog:ENOG503PU6E): protein MSLLALFRNRDAKTPTESPPASVSKKRLRKKSFARLTERNIEAVQELSSPMGNHVSFESNPRSQRHPRASANIPELPCLPIYETLTLSMGPSKAPCHGGSETSSTKVKEKPRPLSKCMPQNTSRVHFLPQQESPTFKLVPNIHPTLTPQPTPKSLVHDRASILADSYRSILPDFDAMEQIIESEDNLSLPKSPSEQCPHIPLYRPPTNQSVCRQSTVAKQVIVEVPSSPQHHSFIAQIDSVVELQSAASSFTVVENSERSSEEETTAPAIPPQAPQRKVQAINQNRALQQSPSVAASSNPASPRRPRPPSPWFKVTKGDSTKSSLALQICTHMLTDELKKALFAQHDGVDEDSQAAKLQVLLLIEAYEGVMESCKEQLAQSEQEGSNVEVKHAREAVEILGHWLDSLYEIYGEAFGGDED from the coding sequence ATGTCTCTGCTCGCCTTGTTCAGAAATCGAGATGCAAAAACCCCGACCGAATCACCTCCGGCCAGTGTGTCCAAGAAACGATTGAGGAAGAAATCTTTTGCTCGTCTCACAGAAAGAAACATCGAAGCTGTCCAGGAATTGAGCAGCCCCATGGGAAATCATGTCTCCTTCGAAAGCAACCCACGGTCCCAGCGTCACCCACGCGCTTCCGCCAACATCCCCGAGCTGCCATGCTTACCCATATATGAGACCTTGACACTGTCTATGGGACCTTCCAAGGCGCCATGCCATGGTGGCAGTGAAACGTCGTCAACGAAGGTCAAGGAAAAGCCGCGGCCTCTATCGAAATGTATGCCTCAGAATACCTCACGGGTTCACTTTCTCCCACAACAAGAGTCACCAACCTTCAAACTCGtccccaacatccacccAACGCTCACTCCGCAGCCAACTCCGAAATCCCTGGTTCACGACCGAGCTTCGATACTCGCTGACTCGTATCGATCAATACTTCCCGACTTTGATGCCATGGAACAAATCATCGAATCGGAAGATAACCTCTCTCTGCCAAAGAGTCCCTCTGAACAATGCCCCCATATTCCACTATACCGGCCCCCCACCAATCAGTCGGTATGCCGGCAATCAACAGTCGCCAAGCAAGTCATCGTTGAGGTGCCATCCTCACCTCAGCACCACTCCTTCATTGCGCAGATAGATTCAGTCGTTGAGCTCCAGTCAGCAGCATCTTCATTTACCGTTGTGGAAAATAGCGAACGGAGTTCCGAAGAGGAGACCACAGCGCCTGCCATTCCGCCTCAGGCTCCTCAACGGAAGGTTCAAGCCATCAACCAGAATCGTGCATTGCAACAGTCCCCGTCAGTCGCAGCGAGCAGTAATCCTGCCTCCCCGAGGCGACCAAGGCCTCCTTCACCGTGGTTCAAGGTTACAAAAGGGGACAGCACCAAGAGCTCTCTGGCGTTGCAAATTTGCACGCATATGCTCACTGacgagctgaagaaggcATTGTTTGCCCAACATGATGGTGTCGATGAGGATTCACAAGCTGCGAAGCTGCaggttttgttgttgatcgAGGCTTATGAGGGTGTGATGGAGAGCTGTAAAGAGCAGCTTGCGCAGTCAGAGCAAGAGGGGAGCAATGTCGAAGTCAAACATGCtagggaggcggtggagatttTGGGGCATTGGTTGGATAGTTTGTATGAGATTTATGGCGAGGCCTTTGGAGGTGATGAGGACTAA
- a CDS encoding hypothetical protein (COG:K; EggNog:ENOG503NUCG), whose product MHCPIWTHSVDRGPLCSTMKLSFICLDVGLFVLNRQDIIPETESHEYPPGWPIPKLQNFVVTVNLDCRIDLNYLAQRARNVEYRPRRFNAVIMRIRDPRTTALIFATGRMVVTGAKSEALARLAAKKHAYALQKCGFTPKFCDFTVQNIIASANVGSNIRLEGLANKYVTVGASFVPEIFPGLSFKQYLGYRADGTPRSCPTLLIFTTGKIVVTGAKTEEDLMAAFARVYPLFFDFRFASDPNSKTKV is encoded by the exons ATGCATTGTCCTATTTGGACCCACAGCGTGGACAGAGGGCCTTTGTGTTCGACAATGAAATTGTCCTTCATTTGTCTTGATGTCGGACTCTTTGTCTTGAA CCGTCAAGACATCATCCCAGAAACCGAATCCCACGAGTACCCTCCAGGCTGGCCCATTCCCAAGCTTCAAAACTTCGTCGTCACCGTCAACCTTGACTGTCGCATTGACCTCAACTACCTAGCCCAACGGGCCCGCAATGTCGAATACAGACCGCGTCGCTTCAATGCTGTGATCATGCGCATCCGCGATCCACGAACGACAGCACTGATCTTCGCAACGGGCAGAATGGTTGTCACAGGTGCCAAGAGCGAAGCCCTGGCTCGCCTTGCCGCTAAGAAACACGCTTACGCCCTCCAGAAATGTGGTTTCACTCCGAAATTCTGCGACTTCACTGTCCAGAATATCATTGCCAGTGCCAATGTTGGCTCCAACATCAGACTTGAGGGGTTAGCCAACAAGTATGTCACTGTTGGCGCCTCTTTTGTCCCCGAGATTTTCCCAGGCTTGTCTTTCAAGCAGTATCTCGGTTATCGAGCAGATGGGACACCTCGCTCCTGTCCAACCCTTCTCATTTTTACAACGGGAAAGATCGTGGTTACCGGTGCCAAGACAGAAGAGGATCTTATGGCTGCCTTTGCTCGGGTATATCCTCTGTTCTTTGACTTTCGTTTTGCCAGCGACCCAAACAGCAAAACAAAGGTGTAG
- a CDS encoding hypothetical protein (EggNog:ENOG503PUQJ; COG:S) codes for MASPDKSQEQGKGFTLSCECGYITMTTPSRTPSGMAHCHCRTCQKQSGSAFGTSVYYPTDQVFPLPVDLEAKLSVFEHGTDSGNTMRCYFCPKCGVRIMHQGILPDGSWREMMSFKAGTFDDWPEEGGLNWEGMGARHIWTRSARMNLCGNWEAWEKYPDDMVDKKKGEGEGEEKKA; via the coding sequence ATGGCCTCCCCAGACAAATCCCAAGAGCAAGGAAAAGGCTTCACGCTCTCGTGCGAATGCGGCTACATAACCATGACGACCCCCTCCCGCACCCCCTCCGGCATGGCACATTGCCATTGCCGAACATGTCAAAAACAATCAGGCTCGGCGTTTGGAACCTCTGTTTACTACCCCACCGACCAAGTCTTTCCCTTACCCGTGGACTTGGAGGCGAAGTTGTCAGTGTTTGAGCACGGGACTGACAGCGGGAACACAATGAGATGTTATTTCTGTCCCAAGTGCGGCGTGAGGATTATGCACCAGGGAATTCTGCCAgatgggagctggagggagatgatgagcTTCAAGGCGGGGACGTTTGATGACTGGCCTGAGGAAGGAGGGCTGAattgggaggggatgggggcgagGCACATCTGGACGAGAAGTGCGAGGATGAATCTTTGTGGGAATTGGGAGGCCTGGGAGAAGTATCCGGATGATATGGTTgataagaagaagggggagggggagggggaggagaagaaggcgtga
- a CDS encoding hypothetical protein (COG:S; EggNog:ENOG503NZY9), whose protein sequence is MSCLFETSEGLNSRYGLREKRPDSGYQALPPANEISERKKLAFGQAFNTLRTGPKKTRSDKGSNEAGKGVSALSKLVRVAVDKDKFGSLIDDISYFIAKLNELLPPTLTLLSSMALENISSSGMTTAAIERVAHLKLPHRAVLEGELVAAAKVTMATGDIA, encoded by the coding sequence ATGAGCTGCTTGTTCGAGACTTCTGAGGGGTTGAACTCACGATATGGTCTACGTGAAAAGCGGCCAGATTCAGGTTATCAGGCCCTTCCTCCAGCAAACGAGATAAGCGAGAGAAAGAAACTAGCCTTTGGGCAAGCCTTCAACACGCTACGGACCGGACCAAAGAAAACTCGTAGCGACAAAGGCAGCAATGAAGCAGGAAAAGGTGTCTCGGCATTATCAAAGTTGGTAAGGGTGGCTGTTGACAAGGACAAATTCGGGAGTTTGATCGATGACATCTCCTATTTCATTGCCAAGCTCAACGAACTCCTACCACCGACGCTCACTTTGCTTTCCAGCATGGCTCTTGAGAATATAAGCAGTAGCGGCATGACCACAGCGGCTATTGAGCGTGTGGCCCATCTCAAATTACCCCACAGGGCAGTTCTTGAGGGCGAGTTGGTGGCTGCTGCGAAGGTTACAATGGCGACTGGAGACATTGCTTAG
- a CDS encoding hypothetical protein (EggNog:ENOG503PC3P; COG:S) has translation MFFWWSAAEARSGGCLKAKRKQAPMILGKFRAVDGRTRPARCYRFMDVHRVLCGLVKYGHGRNDIGVPGASWQQVTTLSCASWVLGISKLTCTTYKALKKASRKRTGFICHIYVAT, from the exons atgtttttttggtggtcagCCGCGGAGGCTCGGTCAGGAGGGTGCTTGAAGGCGAAACGGAAGCAGGCTCCAATGATATTGGGGAAGTTTCGTGCTGTGGATGGTCGTACCAGGCCAGCAAGGTGTTACCGCTTCATGGACGTCCACAGAGTGTTGTGTGGTTTGGTGAAGTATGGACACGGGCGTAAC GATATAGGTGTGCCGGGAGCCTCGTGGCAACAAGTCACCACGCTGTCCTGTGCAAGTTGGGTATTAGGGATATCTAAGCTTACATGTACCACGTACAAAGCATTGAAGAAGGCAAGCAGAAAAAGAACAGGTTTTATTTGTCACATCTATGTAGCTACTTAG
- the GUK1 gene encoding guanylate kinase (EggNog:ENOG503P1VP; COG:F) — protein MRPLQQLSRSSFNVLRSRFVHTMAPVPDSRPIVISGPSGVGKGTLYGRLFQNHPDTFTLSVSHTTRGPRPGETNGVHYHFVTKEAFEALKAADGFVESAKFGDNYYGTSKQTIEEQKAKGKVTVLDIEVEGVKQIQAQNYPARYVFIAPPNEEALEQRLRGRGTESEESIQKRLKQAKVELEYAKVPGVHEKIIVNDDLEKAYKELEEFVFAESKA, from the exons ATGCGACCGTTGCAGCAGCTTTCCCGATCTTCGTTCAACGTCCTTCGTTCACGCTTTGTACATACAATGGCTCCAG TCCCTGATTCTCGTCCTATCGTTATTTCCGGCCCCTCCGGCGTCGGAAAGGGAACTCTCTATGGCCGCTTGTTCCAA AACCACCCCGACACATTCACTCTTTCGGTTTCGCACACCACACGTGGCCCCCGCCCCGGTGAGACCAATGGTGTCCACTACCACTTCGTAACAAAGGAGGCGTTCGAGGCGCTCAAGGCAGCTGATGGGTTCGTCGAGAG CGCCAAGTTTGGCGACAACTACTACGGTACCTCAAAGCAGACGATCGAAGAGCAAaaggccaagggcaaggtgACCGTGCTTGATATCGAGGTCGAAGGCGTGAAGCAGATCCAGGCGCAAAACTACCCCGCGCGGTATGTCTTCATTGCGCCGCCTAAcgaggaggcgctggagCAGAGActgagagggagaggcaccgagagcgaggagagcATCCAGAAGAGGCTAAAGCAGGCCAAGGTTGAGCTCGAGTATGCCAAAGTGCCGGGAGTGCATGAGAAGATCATTGTCAACGAC GATCTGGAAAAGGCGtacaaggagctggaggagtttgtcTTTGCGGAATCCAAGGCGTAA
- a CDS encoding hypothetical protein (EggNog:ENOG503NYKJ; COG:U): protein MAIIGAKEEHADPRLTRIAQADDVPWYKKPNLRFLYLILVPTGLGVEWTSGFDSSMMNSLQAVKSWTDYFDNPTSSRLGLLNAMYSLGALMAIPFIPTISQYLGRRRTILMASLIMCIGAGLQAGARNSDMFLASRWVLGFGIPFAIVNASSMIGELSYANERAVMTSLFNASWFVGAIIAAGTTYGTFQMESTWAWRLPSLLQLVPSAFQLGFMHWCPESPRWLVSQDRGEEAFAILQKYHSEGKDGDEFVRLEYAQIQSTIAAEKELASRFVWGDVFRDAAMRRRFLLAAVVGFFTQWSGNGLLSFYMKKILALVNITDNRTVQQVILSNTCWGFINAVPIALIAPRFPRRRMFLICTIGTAVVYVVWTIASARATIENSSAAAIPVLVFIFVYSPFYNIGWNALAYTYMVEIFPYQQRAKGIAVEQLTVRFAVFFNTYVNPIALDAIGWKYYIVYCVWILIEIATVYLLFPETHNRTLEELSFMFEGKEMQDKIQKNVDKVLDVELEGVKRRSSNDGIQATDQRV, encoded by the exons ATGGCCATCATCGGCGCCAAAGAAGAACATGCCGACCCTCGGCTCACCCGCATTGCGCAGGCGGATGACGTCCCCTGGTACAAGAAACCCAACCTTCGCTTTCTGTATCTGATTCTTGTGCCGACTGGCCTCGGGGTGGAATGGACCTCTGGGTTTGACAGCTCGATGATGAACAGTCTCCAGGCTGTCAAATCATGGACTGACT ACTTTGAcaacccaacctcctcccgcctcggcctcctcaacGCAATGTACTCCCTCGGCGCCCTCATGGCAATCCCCTTCATCCCAACCATCTCCCAGTAcctcggccgccgccgcacAATCCTCATGGCCTCCCTCATAATGTGCATTGGCGCCGGCCTCCAAGCAGGCGCCCGCAACAGCGACATgttcctcgcctcccgctGGGTCCTGGGCTTCGGCATCCCCTTCGCAATCGTAAACGCCTCCTCCATGATCGGTGAACTCTCCTACGCCAACGAACGCGCGGTAATGACATCCCTCTTCAACGCATCCTGGTTCGTCGGCGCCATCATCGCAGCAGGGACAACCTACGGCACCTTTCAAATGGAATCAACCTGGGCCTGGCGTCTCCCCAGCCTGTTGCAACTCGTCCCGAGCGCGTTCCAACTCGGATTCATGCACTGGTGCCCCGAGTCACCCCGCTGGCTCGTCAGCCAAGACCGCGGTGAGGAAGCGTTTGCCATTCTGCAAAAATATCACTCTGAGGGTAAAGACGGGGACGAGTTTGTCAGATTGGAATACGCGCAAATTCAATCCACCATCGCGGCGGAGAAAGAACTTGCCTCGCGGTTTGTGTGGGGGGATGTCTTCCGCGACGCTGCCATGAGACGTCGTTTCCTCCTCGCAGCGGTAGTCGGGTTTTTCACGCAGTGGTCAGGGAATGGATTGTTGAGTTTCTACATGAAGAAAATTTTGGCGTTGGTGAACATCACGGATAATAGGACGGTGCAGCAGGTTATTCTGAGCAATACTTGCTGGGGGTTTATCAATGCTGTGCCAATTGCGTTGATCGCGCCGAGGtttccgaggaggaggatgtttcTGATTTGCACGATTgggacggcggtggtgtatgtTGTTTGGACTATTGCGAGCGCGAGGGCGACGATTGAGAATAGTAGCGCTGCGGCCATACCGGTGCTGGTGTTTATTTTTGTTTATTCGCC GTTCTACAACATTGGTTGGAACGCCCTGGCATACACGTACATGGTTGAGATCTTCCCTTATCAACAACGCGCAAAGGGTATCGCGGTTGAGCAGTTGACGGTCCGATTTGCGGTCTTCTTCAACACATATGTCAACCCCATTGCGTTAGACGCCATTGGATGGAAGTACTACATTGTGTACTGCGTCTGGATTCTGATCGAGATTGCTACGGTGTATCTTCTCTTCCCTGAGACACACAACCGCACACTTGAGGAACTCAGCTTCATGTTTGAGGGCAAGGAGATGCAGGACAAGATTCAGAAGAACGTGGACAAGGTGCTCGATGTGGAACTGGaaggggtgaagaggaggtcgtcGAATGATGGAATTCAAGCTACCGACCAGAGAGTGTAG